The Bacteroides fragilis NCTC 9343 genome includes the window AAATAGAATGGTGGTTGTTTGATAAAAAGGAACTTTTTCTGTCCTTTGCAGTACCTCCGTCACATAAAACTTTGGAATGAACGCAAAATGGCAGATAATGTAAAAGCAAACAAAATGAACTCTCAGGCCGACGATGACATTGGATTTGGGATCTATACGGATATTGCAGATCTTCCTATGACCGGTTGTCCGTCTTATATTGAAGAGGGGATCGGCGGTGTATGCGAATCGGGTACGGCAACTATCGTAGTTTTTGATGTTCCATTCCAAATCGTACCGAATGTGGTCATTACCTTGATGCCGTGGCAACTCGTTTTTATCAAAGAGATTAGTGAGGATTTCAGGATCACTTTTTTCAAAATTTCCAAAGATATGTTTTCAGAAACTCTGAGTACATTATGGAGACCCGCTTCCGGGTTTTTGCTGTACATGCGCAAGCATATTGTATCAATCCCGGACGGGGAGTTGATCGGTCGTTTTTTGGCGTATTGTAATCTTCTGGTATACAGGATGAAGCATACACCGCAAAATTGTCGTCAGGAATCAATCATGCAACTGTTAAGGGTTTACTTCTGGGATGTCTATACTGTGTATATCAATGATCCTCAGGCTGAGAAGAGTCTGAAGTTTACACGTAAAGACGAATATGTCTATCAATTTGTACGTCTGATTATAGAAGATCATTCTCCGGATAAAGATGTGGCCTATTTTGCACAGAAACTGGGTATTTCTCCCAAAAGGCTCACAAATCTTATCCGGAGTATCAGTGGTCAATCAGCGCGTGAATGGATTGTTTATTATACCATTCTTGAGATCAAGTCATTGTTACGGGAGTCATCCCTGGACATTAAGTCGATTGCCGCCAGGGTTAATTTTCCCGATCAAACGACATTGAGTAGGTATTTTCGTCATTATACCGGAGTAACGCCATCCCAATACAGAAAAAATATTTATTTTTGATCTGAATCAGATTCGGGAAATTTTGTTAATTGGTCTTTGGGTTTTATCTGATCAGACTCAGGCTGCCGGTTGCTTTATTTATAGCTTTCTTCTCTGCACAAATACCGATACCTACATAGTGCAGATCATCTTCATTGGCACTATACATTTCACGTTCATATTCATCATAAGTTCTGGATTGTTGGGCAATAGTGGAAAAGTCAACCAGTACCAGATCTTCAATTTCTAAAGAGTGGAAATAGTTCCGGAGCTCTTTTATCTTCTCCTGTGAAGCTCCAAGTATAGGAATCGGCAGTTGTGTTATGCCCAAATGCCTTTCACCTTGTTTATCATATACATCATGACTCACAATGTTGCTGACTCTGCACCCTAGCGTCATGGATAAGACACTGGCAATATTGGCTACTATGCCCGTAGGTTGAGCGTTATCGATCACTAAAACACATTTGTGTGTGGCATTTGAAAGAATCTTTGTTTCCATATATTCTATATACTTTTGTACCTGCAAAGGTATCTATAATGGATTATTTTCCTATGTCTCAACTAAAAATACGATATAATTCCTATATTTGCCCGTATCTTTATCCGATTTTCCTGAAAAGGCGAATCGAAAACATTAAAAATAGGAAAAAAGACTATGGGGCAATTAGACAAAACGGATGTTGAAATACTTCAGGTATTACAGAAAGATGCGAAAGTGAACACTAAAGAGCTTTCTGAGAAGCTCCATATATCAAAAACGCCGATATATGAACGCATCAAACGACTCGAAAATGATGGGTATATAAAAGGATATGTCGCTTTGGTGGATAATAAAAAAGTCGGATTGCCTTTGATTGTTTTCTGTAATGTCTCTCTGGCAGTTCACGACGACGAACATATAAAGCGCTTTCAAGAGGAGATCAAGGAGATCGATGAAATTATGGAGTGCTATTCTACCGGCGGTATTTATGATTTTTTCATTAAGGTGGTCTTGAAAGATCTGGATGCCTATAACCGATTCGTTTTTGAGAAACTGACTAAAGTTCACGGTATAGTTAAGATGCAGAGTTCGTTTGTTCTTAGTGAGATTAAACATACGACAGTTTTGAATATAGACCGATGACCTTATGCGCAGATGGGTGATGAATAGCTGCGATAAAGAAATTATGGAGGGAGTAGCGCTTTCCAATTCAGGAAGATATTTTCATCTTCGTTGAACGGCGGAAGTAGTATTTTTATGGAGTCATCCATCATGGATGTCTGATACTTCCTTTCTAATTTTTTTATAATTTTTTTATTGACGCGGGCTATAGCATAGTTTTCATCGGGTTGCACTCCAATACATTTTCTGACTTCGACTTCCGGATGAAGCATACATAGCAAAAAGGCTGACCATTCGTAAGTATACCAATATCCGTTGATGTAATTTAAATAAATGCCATTTCTGTTATTTTGTTCCCGGCGTAATACAATCTCTATTTTTTCCATGTTTTAGGGTCGGAACTTCTTATTTTGCAATTTTTTCTCTGAATTCGCTCGGAGTGATTCCAAGTCTTTTTTTACAGTAAGTAGTGAAATGTGAAGGTGAAGCAAAATGAAAGGTTCTGGCTATTTCACTGATCGGTATATTACGATTGGCTAATTGCCCTTTAATATGGCGTGTTTTTTGATTAAGAATCCAATTGTAGGGAGTATCGTGAAAGCAGCTTTTGAATTTACGATTGAAAGAACGTTCGGAACAATGATATAATTGTGCAAACTGTTTGATGTTTCGTATCTGCAGGTAGTTTTCCAATACGAAACTTTTGAAATTCGGATCTCGCCCTGTGATGGGCATCAGGAAGTGGGCCATATCTGTTCGATTGTAGAATGTACCGAATACCATGAATATCTCTTTCTGTTTCAGTTCATGCATATGACTACACTGAACTTTCTGTTTGAGATAGAAGCAAATACTGTCCAACACATGTCGTAGCGGAGGACAGATAGATAAGGAATAAAAACAACTCTTTTCAGACTCAAGATGAATGGCAGACAATTCAATCGACATTTTATTGTGAAGATTGACTTGATTGTCGAAGAACAGTAGTATAAATTCTGTTTCTGTCATGCTTTTGCTTTGATTAGGATCGTTTTGGGGAAAGAGAACCATGTGCCCTTCAACGATGTGCTGATCGTGAAACTCGCTGCAGGATGTCAGTATTTCCCCTTTTAAAAGAAATAAGATACACGAGTGGTGATGGTTATCTATCTTAAAATCGCCCCCGGAGAAGAGTCTTTGATGAATAAAGCATATATTGTAATCTGATACATAATTGAGGCAAGTGGTGTGTCGTTCTATATGTAATAATTTCATAGTTAAACTATTTCTTGTTTAATAATTATACGAAAACAAAAAAACAGAGCGGGAAGTTTTATATTAAAAAGACACAATGTTCTATAATCGTGCCATCTTTTTCCTTTTTGTTTTTTTATAGTTATATCTGCCTTTCGCTTTCATTTTTTTATCTATTTTTGTCTTTTTCATAGATTATATACCCAAAGGGAATTAATATCATGATACAGACAATACAAGTACAAGGAACAGAAAAACGCTTATACCAACTTATTGCTCCATTGGTGATGAATCCGGATGTTTTAAGTGCAAATAATAATTATCCTTTTAAAACGACAGAACAATACGTGTGGTTCATTGCTATCGATAAAAAATCGGTTGTTGGTTTTATGCCGGTGGAGCATAGAAGGAGCGGATGCGTAATCAACAACTATTATGTCAGCGGTGATAACCGTGAAACACTCTCATTATTAATCTCCAGTGTTTTGGAAGCAATCGGAAAAGAAGTACGTTTGTTTGCCGTTGTTATGGTCAACCATCAGGCTGTATTTGAGGAACACGGGTTTATAATGGAGAAGGCATGGAAACGTTATGTAAAAATGCAAAAAGATGAATGATGACTAAAACTACAACTGTACCTAAAAATGTGTATGAACTGGCGCAAGAACGTTTGCGTATCGTCTTCAATGAGTTCGATAATGTCTATCTTTCCTTTTCGGGAGGAAAAGATAGCGGAGTGCTGTTGAGCTTATGTATTGATTATATTCGCCGGAATAACCTGAAGATAAAACTCGGGGTTTTCCATATGGATTATGAGATACAATATAAGATGACGATTGACTATATAGCCCGTATGTTGGAAGACAATAAGGATATTCTTGAAGTATACCGGGTTTGTGTACCTTTCAGGGTAGCTACCTGTACTTCCATGTACCAGTCTTTCTGGCGTCCGTGGGAAGATAGTAAAAAAGACCTCTGGGTGCGTCCGTTACCTGAGAACGCCATGACTAAAGAAGACTTTCCTTTTTATAATACACAAATGTGGGATTATGAGTTCCAAATGCGTTTTGCCAGTTGGCTTCATGAGAAAAAGGATGCCGTGCGCACCTGCTGTCTGATCGGTATTCGTACGCAGGAGAGTTTCAATCGTTGGCGCTGTATTTACCTCAATCGCAAGTACCAGATGTATCATCGTTATCGGTGGACTTCGAAGGTAGGAAACGATATCTTTAATGCATATCCTATATACGACTGGAAAACTACGGATGTATGGACTGCTAACGGAAAGTTTAAGTGGGATTACAATAAACTATACGACTATTACTATTGGGCGGGAGTCAATCTGGAACGTCAGCGCGTTGCCAGCCCGTTCATAGGTGAGGCACAAGAGAGTCTGGCACTTTACCGAGCCATCGATCCGAATACGTGGGGGAAAATGATAGGCCGTGTCAATGGAGTGAACTTCACGAGTATGTATGGAGGAACCCATGCGATGGGATGGCAGTCCATTAAGCTTCCGGAAGGATATACCTGGCGGGAATTCATGTATTTTCTGCTTTCCACTTTGCCCGACCGTGCCCGAAACGGATATCTCCGGAAGTTACAGGTCAGTGTACAATTCTGGCGTAATAAGGGAGGGTG containing:
- a CDS encoding helix-turn-helix domain-containing protein — its product is MNSQADDDIGFGIYTDIADLPMTGCPSYIEEGIGGVCESGTATIVVFDVPFQIVPNVVITLMPWQLVFIKEISEDFRITFFKISKDMFSETLSTLWRPASGFLLYMRKHIVSIPDGELIGRFLAYCNLLVYRMKHTPQNCRQESIMQLLRVYFWDVYTVYINDPQAEKSLKFTRKDEYVYQFVRLIIEDHSPDKDVAYFAQKLGISPKRLTNLIRSISGQSAREWIVYYTILEIKSLLRESSLDIKSIAARVNFPDQTTLSRYFRHYTGVTPSQYRKNIYF
- a CDS encoding DUF2000 domain-containing protein, producing the protein METKILSNATHKCVLVIDNAQPTGIVANIASVLSMTLGCRVSNIVSHDVYDKQGERHLGITQLPIPILGASQEKIKELRNYFHSLEIEDLVLVDFSTIAQQSRTYDEYEREMYSANEDDLHYVGIGICAEKKAINKATGSLSLIR
- a CDS encoding Lrp/AsnC family transcriptional regulator, encoding MGQLDKTDVEILQVLQKDAKVNTKELSEKLHISKTPIYERIKRLENDGYIKGYVALVDNKKVGLPLIVFCNVSLAVHDDEHIKRFQEEIKEIDEIMECYSTGGIYDFFIKVVLKDLDAYNRFVFEKLTKVHGIVKMQSSFVLSEIKHTTVLNIDR
- a CDS encoding helix-turn-helix transcriptional regulator, producing the protein MKLLHIERHTTCLNYVSDYNICFIHQRLFSGGDFKIDNHHHSCILFLLKGEILTSCSEFHDQHIVEGHMVLFPQNDPNQSKSMTETEFILLFFDNQVNLHNKMSIELSAIHLESEKSCFYSLSICPPLRHVLDSICFYLKQKVQCSHMHELKQKEIFMVFGTFYNRTDMAHFLMPITGRDPNFKSFVLENYLQIRNIKQFAQLYHCSERSFNRKFKSCFHDTPYNWILNQKTRHIKGQLANRNIPISEIARTFHFASPSHFTTYCKKRLGITPSEFREKIAK
- a CDS encoding DUF3440 domain-containing protein — encoded protein: MMTKTTTVPKNVYELAQERLRIVFNEFDNVYLSFSGGKDSGVLLSLCIDYIRRNNLKIKLGVFHMDYEIQYKMTIDYIARMLEDNKDILEVYRVCVPFRVATCTSMYQSFWRPWEDSKKDLWVRPLPENAMTKEDFPFYNTQMWDYEFQMRFASWLHEKKDAVRTCCLIGIRTQESFNRWRCIYLNRKYQMYHRYRWTSKVGNDIFNAYPIYDWKTTDVWTANGKFKWDYNKLYDYYYWAGVNLERQRVASPFIGEAQESLALYRAIDPNTWGKMIGRVNGVNFTSMYGGTHAMGWQSIKLPEGYTWREFMYFLLSTLPDRARNGYLRKLQVSVQFWRNKGGCLSDETIRRLNEAKVPIIVMDNSNYKTTKKPVRMEYQDDIDIPEFREIPTYKRMCICILKNDHACKYMGFSPTKEEMSKRNQVIEQYKNILQ